The Streptomyces sp. NBC_00102 genome segment CCTGCAGGCGACCGCCGAGGACGTGGCGAACGCGACCCGGGCGACCGGACTGTCCCGCTTCCCGGTCTACCGCGGCAGCCTGGACACGGTCGTGGGCGTCGCGCACATCAAGGACGTCCTCGCGGTGCCCGCGGACCAACGGCCCCGCAAGAGCGTCTCCGACCTGCTGCGCGAACCCCTTCTCGTGCCCGAGACGCTCGGCGTCGACAAGCTGCTCGACCGTCTCTCCGGCCGCAAGCTCGCCATGGCCGTCGTCATCGACGAATACGGCGGCACGGCCGGTGTGGTGACCCTGGAGGACATCGTCGAGGAGGTCGTCGGCGAAGTTCGGGACGAGCACGACCCCCACGAGACGCCCGACCTGGCTCCCTCGGGGGAGGACGCCGACGGCCGCACCCTGTGGTCGGCCGACGGCGCGGCGCGCACCGACCAGCTCCGTACGATCGGCCTGCGCGCTCCGGACGGTCCGTACGAAACCCTCGCCGGGCTCATCGCCAACATGGTCGGCCGCATCCCCCGGGAAGGGGACAGCGTGGAACTGGCCGGATGGCGGATCGACGTCGTGGACGCTTCCGGGCGGCGCGCCGCACGCGCCCTGCTGCACGCGCCGCTCCCCGGCGAGGACCCCATGACGGAGGATGCCCGATGACCGTTCTCCAGCTCTTCATCGGACTGCTGACACTGGTCGTGAACGCCTTCTTCGTGGGCGCGGAGTTCGCCCTCATCTCGGTACGCCGGAGCCAGATCGAGCCGGCCGCCGAAGCCGGCGACCGTCGGGCCCGCAGCGTGCTGTGGGGGCTGGAACACGTCTCGGCGCTGCTCGCGGCGGCCCAGCTCGGCATCACCTTGTGCACCCTGGTGCTGGGCATCGTCGCCGAACCGGCCATCGCTCATCTGCTGGAGCCCGTGTTCGACGCGGTCGGGGTGCCCCACGGCCTGGTGCACCCGCTGTCGTTCGTCATCGCGCTGACGGTGGCGACCTATCTCCACATGCTCCTCGGCGAAATGGTTCCCAAGAACGTCGCGCTGGCCGACCCGGCGAAGGGTGCGCTGCTCCTCGGCCCGCCGCTGGTGGCCCTGGCCAGAGGGCTGCGCCCGGTGATCTTCGCGATCAACGCGTTCGCGAACCTGCTGTTGAAGCTCCTGCGGGTGGAGACCAAGAACGAGGTCTCCGCGACCTTCTCGGACGACCAGCTGGCACTGCTGGTCAGGGACTCCGGAGACGCCGGGCTGGTGGACGACCGGTCGGCCGAGCGGCTGCGGCACGCGCTGGAGCTGGGCAGTCGCCCTGTCCGGGACGTCGCCATGCCGATCGACCAGACGGTTTTCACCCGCGTGGGTACGACACCCGAGGAGTTGGAGCGGCTGTCGGCCGAATCCGGGTACTCGCGCTTCCCCGTGATGGACGGCGAGCAGCGGATACTCGGCTATCTCCACGTGAAGGACGCCCTGGACGCCGCCCCGCGCGACGTGCCGTTCCCGGTCTCCGCGATGCGCCCCATCGCCCGAGTACGGGCGGCGGCCCCGCTCGACGACGTGCTGACCGCACTCCGGCGCAGCCGTACGCACCTCGCGGCGGTGCTGGACGACGACGACCGGCTGGTCGGCACGGTCACCATGGAGGACGTGCTGCGCGAGCTGGTCGGACGGCCGCGGTCCGGCTGACCGGATCGCGCCGCCGCCGGGTCAGGTCGGCAGGCGGCCGGATCCGGCGGCTCCGGGCTCCGGGCTCCGGGCTCCGGGCTCCGGGCTCCGGGCTCCGCGATACGATCACTGAGCCATGGAAATGAATGCCACTTACACCAGTTTCGTCGCGGTCGGTGACTCGTTCACGGAGGGCATGTCGGACCTTCTGCCGGACGGTACGTACCGGGGCTGGGCCGATGTTCTCGCCTCCAGGCTGGCGGCTCGCTCCCCCGGCTTCCGGTACGCCAACCTGGCCGTCCGGGGCAAGCTCATCGGCCAGATCGTCGACGAGCAGGTGGAGTCCGCCGCGGCGCTGCAGGCGGATGTGGTGACCCTCGTCGGCGGCCTCAACGACACCCTCCGTCCCAAGTGCGACATGGGCATGGTGCGGGGGCGTCTCGAAGAAGCGGTGGAGCGCCTCGCGCCGTCGTGCAAGACGCTCGTGCTGATGCGCAGCCCGGGACGGAACGGCCCGGTGTTGGACCGCTTCCGCCCTCGCATGGAAGAACTGTTCGCGCTGGTGGACGACCTCGCCGGCCGGCACGGCGCCGTCGTCGCCGATCTCTACGGGGCGCCGTCGCTGGGCGATCCCCGGTTGTGGGACATCGACCGGCTCCACCTGACCGCGGAGGGACATCGCAGGGTCGCCGAGGCGGTCTGGCAGACGCTGGGGCTGCCTGCCGAGAGCGACTGGCGAAACCCCATGGGAGCGGCGGCGCGGGTCCGCTGGGGTACCCGGCGGATCGAGGACGTCCGCTTCGCCAGGCAGCACCTGGCGCCCTGGATCGGGCGCCGGCTCACCGGCAGGTCGTCGGGCGACGGCCGCTCCGGCGCCCAGTTCGACCCTGCCTCGGGCCGGGCCTTCTGGATCACCCCGGCAAACCCCGCCGACCCGGGCCCGGTGACCTCGTGGCGCCGTGACGACGCGTCGCGGGACGCTTGAGGGCCACACGCGACCGATCACGGGATCTGCCGGGAACCGCGCGAAGGGGCGCGGGGCCGGTGGGGACTCCGACGGATCGCGGAACCTGCCAGGGAACACACGCAGGGGCGCGGGGCCTGTGGGCGCTCCGGGCATTCGATCGGTCCGGTCCTGGGCACGAGGCCCCGCTCGGAGCCTCCCGTCCGGAACCGCACGACGCGTCCCGGAGGACCGCCTCCACCCGTACACCCACCTCGCAGTGACGCCGGTCTCGTAGCAAGGCACAAACCGGGGCCGGGCGCTGGCCTGCACAAATCGCCAGTAGAATCCCTTCACGTGACTGCTGTGTCTGCGAAGCCTCGCATCCCCAATGTCCTTGCCGGCCGCTACGCCTCCACGGAGCTGGCCGTTCTCTGGTCCCCCGAGCAGAAGGTGAAGCTGGAGCGTCAGCTGTGGCTGGCGGTGCTGCGCGCTCAGAAGGACCTCGGGATCGAGGTACCGGACGCGGCGCTCGCCGACTACGAGCGTGTTCTCGACCAGGTCGACCTGGCCTCCATCGCCGAGCGCGAGAAGGTCACCCGCCACGACGTGAAGGCCCGAATCGAAGAGTTCAACGCTCTCGCCGGGCACGAGCAGGTCCACAAGGGCATGACTTCTCGTGACCTCACCGAGAACGTCGAGCAGCTCCAGATCCGCCTCTCGCTGGAGCTCATGCGTGACCGCACGGTGGCGGTTCTGGCGCGACTCGGCAAGCTCGCGGGCGAGTACCGCGAGCTGGTCATGGCAGGCCGCTCCCACAACGTGGCCGCCCAGGCCACCACGCTCGGCAAGCGCTTCGCGACCGGCGCCGACGAACTGCTCGTCGCCTACGGGCGTCTGGAGGAGCTGCTCGGCCGCTACCCCCTCCGCGGCATCAAGGGCCCGGTCGGCACCGCGCAGGACATGCTGGACCTGCTGGGCGGCGACACCGCCAAGCTCGCGGATCTGGAGCGGCGCATCGCAGGCCACCTGGGCTTCGCGAACGCCTTCACCTCGGTCGGTCAGGTCTACCCGCGCTCCCTCGACTACGACGTGGTGACCGCTCTCGTCCAGCTGGCAGCCGCCCCTTCGTCGATCTCCAAGACGATTCGCCTCATGGCGGGGCACGAACTGGTGACGGAGGGCTTCAAGCCCGGCCAGGTCGGCTCGTCCGCGATGCCTCACAAGATGAACACCCGTTCCTGCGAGCGCGTCAACGGCCTCATGGTCATCCTGCGCGGCTACGCCTCGATGACCGGCGAGCTGGCCGGCGACCAGTGGAACGAGGGCGACGTCTCCTGCTCGGTGGTACGCCGGGTGGCGCTGCCGGACGCCTTCTTCGCCTTCGACGGCCTGCTGGAGACCTTCTTGACCGTCCTGGACGAGTTCGGCGCCTTCCCCGCCGTCGTGGCGCGTGAACTCGACCGCTACCTGCCGTTCCTGGCGACCACCAAGGTCCTCATGGGCGCGGTACGGGCCGGTGTGGGCCGTGAGGTCGCGCACGAGGCGATCAAGGAGAACGCGGTGGCTTCGGCCCTCGCGATGCGGGAGCAGGGCGCGGAGCGCAACGAACTTCTGGACAAGCTGGCGGCGGACGAGCGCATCCCTCTCGGCCGTGAGCAGTTGGACGCTCTGATGGCGGACAAGCTGTCGTTCACGGGTGCCGCCGGCGACCAGGTCACCACGGTGGTCAACAGGATCGAGGCCATCGTCAAGGAACACCCCGCAGCCGCCGGGTACACCCCTGGTTCGATTCTCTGACCAGCTGCGCCGTTCCTCTCCTGTGACACCCGAAGAGTTGGCAGCCGCCAGCGACCGCATCGTCCCCGATGTGATCGCGGGCGGCTTGCGAGTGCTGTTCTGCGGCATCAACCCCAGCCTCATGACCGCCGTCACCGGCCATCACTTCGCACACCCGGGAAACCGCTTCTGGCCGGTACTCCACCTTTCCGGCTTCACCCCCCGCAGACTCTCTCCGGCCGAACAGGGTGAACTTCCCTCCTACGGTCTCGGGATCACCAATGTCGTCGCTCGGGCCACCGCCCGTGCGGATGAGCTGACCGCCGAGGAGTACCGCGCGGGCGGACGGATCCTGGTCGAGAAAGCCGAACGTCTTCGGCCTCAGTGGCTGGCGGTCGTCGGGGTGACGGCCTATCGAACGGCCTTCGGGGAGCGCCACGCCCACATCGGCCCGCAGGAACGGACCATCGGCGGTGCCCGCGTCTGGGCACTTCCCAACCCCAGCGGTCTCAACGCCCATTGGACCGTAGGCTCGATGGCCGAGGAGTACGCCCGTCTCCGCGTGGCGGTGGAAGAGGCCGCGGCGGCGGGTGGCGGCTGATCCATCGTCGCCAGGCGTGTCGTCGTGACCGTGTCGCCGCGCGAGGGATCGGGTCAGACGTCCCGGGTACGTATCGCCCACCAGCCGGCGAGCAACGCGGCGGCACTCCAGGCTGCGGTCACCGCCAGCCCACTCCAAGGGCCGAGGCTGCCCGTCGGGTTCTGGTGGAATATCGCCTGACCCGCCCTGTCGGGCATGAAGTCGGCCACTCCTGCGGACACGTCCCCCACGACGAACGAGACGATCAGAATGAACGGTATGAGGATGCTCATCACCGCGACCGCGCTGCGGAGCAACGCCGTGAGGCCTGCTGCGAACAGGGCCATGAGCGCGAGGTAGACACCGCTGCCCAGCACCGCTCGCAGCGCCCCTGGGTGCCCCAAGCCGATGGCGAACTCCCCCATGAACAGCTGACCCGACAGAAAGCCGACAAGGCCGGCCGCCTCCCCCGCTGTCCATGCGGACAGACCCACGACCACCATCTTCGAGGCGTAGAAGAGGTGACGGCGCGGCACCGCCGACAGAGAGACCCTCAAAGCTCCGCCGGCGAACTCGGAGGAGAGCGCGGTGGCGCCGAAGGCAATGGCCGCGATCTGACCGAAGTTCAGCGGGTAAAAAGCGTTGAGTACCGGATCGGCGTCGGGCTGGTTGATCTCGCTCTGCCCGATCGTGGCGGAGTACAGCACGGAGACGACCACCGTGACCGCGATCACCGCGCTCAGAGAGCCCTGGACCGCGCGCACGGACCGTGTCTTGATCCACTCCGAGCGAAGAGCCGCGACCGCTGGATGCGACATGATCATGCCTCCTCGGGTGAGCCGGGGGGTGTGGCGGCGAACTCGGCAACGTCCGCCGTGAGGTCGAGATATGCCCGTTCCAAAGTGGTCCGCTCCTCCACGAGCTCCAGGAGAGGAATCTGCTGGGCCGCTGCCAGCGCCCCGATCTCCCTGGTGCGGGCTCCCTCGATCCAGAACGCCCCATCACCGGCGTCCCTGGTCTCGTATCCCCCACGGATCAGAAGGTCGAGGAGCCTTCCTCCCTCGGCCTCGCGAAGCCGCACCCTGGGACGGCTGCGCGACGCGAGGAACTCCTCCATCGGCATGTCGGTGAGAAGCCTTCCCGCACCCAGAATGATCAGATGGTCGGCGAAGGCTGCGGTCTCGCTCATCAGATGGCTGGACACCAGAACCGTGCGGCCCTCCCGGGCAAGCCGCTTCATCAGCTCGCGAATCCAGATGATCCCCTCGGGGTCGAGTCCGTTGGACGGCTCGTCCAGCATCACCACGGCAGGATCTCCGAGCAGCGCCGCGGCTATGCCCAGCCGTTGGCGCATACCGAGTGAGAAGGTCCTGATACGCCGCCCGGCCACCGCGGCAAGGCCGGCTTCCTCCAGCGTGGTGTCGACCCTTCGGCGCGGGATGCCATTGCTCACGGCGAGGGCGAGCACATGGGCGTGTGCGGTGCGCGATCCGTGGGCGGCTCCGGCGTCGAGCAGTGAACCGACCACGCGCAACGGATTGTCGAGTGTGGCGTAGGCCCGTCCGCCCACGGTCGCCGTGCCGCCGGACGGGCGGTCCAGGCCGAGAATCAAGCGCATGGTGGTGGACTTCCCGGCACCATTGGGTCCGAGGAAGCCGGTGACACGTCCGGCCTCCGCACGGAAGGCCAGCCGGTCCACCGCACGGGTGGCTCCGTAGTCCTTCGTGAGCTGCTGCACTTCAATGCTGGTCATGAACTCAGCCTGCTGCGGGCGGCCCCACGGCCGCCTCCCCCGACCGTGGGAATCCTCTCCCCCGTGCGGGGGAGGTACAGCCGGAGAGGCACTGCCACCATTGCCACATGCGCCGTCTACTCGCCCCACTCGCCGAGCCGGTGACTTACAGCCGCTGGGTCCATCTCGTCGTTCCGATGACTCTCGTCAGCGTGTGGCTCTTCATCGAGCCGGGCCTGCCGTGGCAGCTCGCGCTGCTCGCGGTGCCCCTGGGGCTCCTCCCGGTGACGCGTACGAGAGAGGGTGTCCAGGCGCAGTTGCTGCTCACTCCGCGCGAGCGTGGCCGGGCCGACGCCACCATCTCCGTCGCTTCCGCCAAGTCCTGGGGTGAGAAATGGCGGACCGTGCTCTGGCTCGAACTGCGCCTCCTGCTCTCCATCGTCGTAGGTACCGCCACCGTCTGGCTGCCTCTCATGGCGATCGAGCTGGCTCGTGCCGCCACCAGCGGCGGCACGAGCAGTAAGGGCATATTTCACCTGGTCGAACCCCGGCCCTGGTACGCGGCGCTCACGCCACTCCCCCTCCTCCTGCTGCTCGTGCTCGTCGTTCTGTGCGGGCGGCTCTCCACGGCGGTCGCCCGCCGGCTGCTGGGGCCATCGAGGGCGGAGCGCGTAGCGGCGCTGGAGGAACTCACGGAACAGCTTCTGGAGCGCAACCGCATCGCACGCGAACTCCACGACTCCATCGGCCACGCACTCACGGTCTCGGTGGTGCAAGCGGGTGCCGCACGCACTGCGGGGGATCCGGAGTTCACCCGGCGCGCGCTCGTCGCAATCGAAGAGACGTGTCGCGCGGCACTCGACGACCTGGAACGGGTACTCCGCGTGCTGCGTGAGCCGGGAGCCTCCACCGACCGGCGGCCGACGCTGATCGCGGTCGAGCAACTGCTGGACTCCGCCCGAGGATCGGGGGTCGACGTGGACGCCGAGGTGGCCGGTCATGTCGACCGCCTGCCCGCCCCTCTGTCCCGGGAGGGGTACCGCATCCTGCAGGAGTCGCTCACCAACGCGCTGCGTCACGCGGGCCGGGTCCCCGTCCGCGTGCGCATCGCCATCGACGAGCACCATCTGGAACTCGACGTACGGAATCCTCTGGCGGAAGCCGTCCTCCGCCCGGCCGGAGGCCATGGACTGCAGGGGATGCGAGAACGGGCGAAGCTGCTGGGCGGGAGCGCAAGAGCCGGACCGCGCGAGGGAGAATGGCAGGTCCACGTCCGACTTCCGCTCCAGCAGAGAGGATGACCCATGTCGGTGAACGTTCTACTCGTCGACGACGAACCCCTCGTGCGGACAGGCTTGCGGGCGGTGCTGGAGTCTCAGCCGGACATCGCGGTGGTGGGAGAGGCGGCAGACGGCGCGGCAGTGCTCCCTCTGGTCCGGCAACTGAGGCCGGACGTGGTCGCCATGGACGTGCGAATGCCCCTGATGGACGGCATAGAGACCACCCGGCTACTGCTTCGCACACTGACTGAACCACCGAAGATCCTGGTGGTGACGACGTTCGAGAACGACGAGTACGTGTACGAGGCGCTTCGCGCCGGTGCGGACGGGTTCCTGCTCAAACGTGCCCGGCCGATGGAGATCGTGAATGCCGTTCGGCTGGTGGCGGAAGGCGAGTCATTGCTCTTCCCCGCGGCCGTACGCCGGCTGGCCTCCGAGTACGGGACGAACAGGGCACGCGCGTTGGTGGAGCGAGCCGCCCTGACCGACCGGGAGGAGGCGGTGCTCCGATTGATGTGCCGAGGGCTGTCGAACGCGGAGATCGCCGCCAAGCTGGTGGTGGGCGCCGAGACAGTGAAGACCCATGTCAGTGCGTTGCTGGCCAAGCTTGGGACCAGGGACCGGACTCAGGCCGTCATCACGGCGTACGAGTCGGGATTCGTCGTCCCTGGCTGAGTGAGAAGCGCGTGCCGGGAGCACTCCCGGCACCCTCACCTCCAGCCCCCTCGGCCGCCGCCACTCCAGGCACCCAGGCACCCAGGCACCCAGGCACCCAGGCACCCAGGCACCCAGGGGCGAAACGCTGTCCGGCGCCGGACGTTGCCCGCTGAAGCAGGTTGCCCGCCGATACGGGGCCGTGGAGCGCTCCGCGGGGTTCGCCGCGCGGGCCTGACCCGAGAGCGCGTACGGGGCGACGTGATCCGGCCACACGGGTCCCGCGAACCGAGTGAACCGTGGGTTACAGGTACCGGAAGGGGAGCCACCGTGCGACCTGGCATTATCAGAAACCGTTCTGCCCCCGGCGGCGTTCGCGGAGCCTCAGCCCACCGAGTACCATCCGGCAGACACAGGGGGCGTGAGGAGGAAACACGTGGGGCGGCTGACCGGTGGAGACCCGTCGTTGCTGCGGCGGATCAATTCCGCCGTGGTACTGCACGCCCTGCGTGGAGCGGAACTCCCGACGCTCTCCGACCTGACTCGGATAACCGGCCTTTCCCGGCCAACGGTCGAAGGGGTCGTCGAAGGGCTGTTCGAGGCCGGTCTGGTCGTGGAAGCGCTGCCCGACGAGGGAGAGACGCGGCGCCAGGGCCGCCCCGCCCGGCGGTTCCGTTTCCGCGCCGAGGCGGGCCATCTGCTGGGCATCGAGATCGGCCCGCACCGGGTGTCCGCCCTCTTGTCCGGACTCGACGGCAGGATCATCGGGGCGGGTCAGCGGGCGGTCTCCGAGACGGCGGCGGCGGACGACCGGCTCGATCAGGTCCGAGCCATGATCGCCGACCTGTTGCGTCGTACGGGTGTGGCCAGAAGCAGCTTGCGCGCCGTGGGGGTCGGAAGCCCGGGGATCGTGGAGGCCGATGGCACGGTCCGGCTGGGCACGGCACTTCCCGGCTGGACGGGGCTCCCGCTCGGGGAGCGGCTTCGCCGCTCGTTCCGCTGCCCGGTCCTGGTGGAGAACGACGCCAATACGGCCGCCGTGGCGGAGCATTGGAAGGGTGCCGCGACCGAATCGGACGACGTCGTCTTCGTCCTGGCCGGGCTGAGCCCCGGGGCGGGTTCCCTGATAGGGGGACGGTTGCACCGGGGGTACGGCGGAGCCGCCGGAGAGATCGGCGCACTCCACCTGCTGGGCAGGGAGGTCACGCCGGAGCACCTGCTGTCCACCACCGACACACCGCTCGACCCGCTGGACGAACCGGCGGTGGCAGCGGTGTTCACGAAGGCCAGGCAGGGCGACAGCCGTGCCCAGGAGGCGGTCGAGCGGTTCATCCAGCGGCTGGTGCACGACGTGGCCGCACTCGTACTGGCTCTCGACCCTGAGATAGTGGTGGTCGGCGGCTGGGCGGCGGGGCTCGACGGGGTGCTGGACCCGCTGCGGAACGAGCTCTCGCGTTACTGTCTGCGCCCGCCCCGGGTGGCCCTGTCCATGCTCGGGGAGGCCGCTGTCGCGACGGGGGCCCTTCGGCTGGCGCTGGACCACGTGGAGGAGCAGTTGTTCGCCGTGGAGGGAACGGTGACGGCCCGCCGCTGATCGCGGCGGGCCGTCGGGTCCGCAGAGTCGCCCGGAGTCATGGGGCGAGGGTGTTCAGGATGCCTGGCGCTCCTGCTCGTGGCTGATCTCCAGCGCACCGGAGTCCCCGAAGGTCAGTCGGCAGGTGTCGGCACGGTAAGTGGCGACGGAGACCGCGGCGGTGCCGCCTGCGGCGAAGTAGCGCGTGGTGACGACCAGCACGGGGGCGCCGGGCAGCCGGTCGAGTTCCTTGGAGTCGTCCGCGCTGGCCGAACCGAGTTCGACCGACCGGTCCTGCCCTTGGAGCCCGAGCCTGTGCAGCTCGCGCAGCACCCCGCGGACGCGAGCGGGTCCCGTGGAGGTCTCGATCGCGGACAGGTCGGGAACGGACGCGGACGGCACGTACAGCAGTTCCGCCGCCACCGGCTGACCGTGGGTGACCCTGATCCGGCGGATCACGTGCACCGCTTCGCCGGTCTCCAGCCCGAGTGCCGCGGCGACCGCCGCGGGGGCCACGCCCCGGGTGCACTCGACGGGCTGCCA includes the following:
- a CDS encoding hemolysin family protein; protein product: MTVLQLFIGLLTLVVNAFFVGAEFALISVRRSQIEPAAEAGDRRARSVLWGLEHVSALLAAAQLGITLCTLVLGIVAEPAIAHLLEPVFDAVGVPHGLVHPLSFVIALTVATYLHMLLGEMVPKNVALADPAKGALLLGPPLVALARGLRPVIFAINAFANLLLKLLRVETKNEVSATFSDDQLALLVRDSGDAGLVDDRSAERLRHALELGSRPVRDVAMPIDQTVFTRVGTTPEELERLSAESGYSRFPVMDGEQRILGYLHVKDALDAAPRDVPFPVSAMRPIARVRAAAPLDDVLTALRRSRTHLAAVLDDDDRLVGTVTMEDVLRELVGRPRSG
- a CDS encoding SGNH/GDSL hydrolase family protein, which translates into the protein MEMNATYTSFVAVGDSFTEGMSDLLPDGTYRGWADVLASRLAARSPGFRYANLAVRGKLIGQIVDEQVESAAALQADVVTLVGGLNDTLRPKCDMGMVRGRLEEAVERLAPSCKTLVLMRSPGRNGPVLDRFRPRMEELFALVDDLAGRHGAVVADLYGAPSLGDPRLWDIDRLHLTAEGHRRVAEAVWQTLGLPAESDWRNPMGAAARVRWGTRRIEDVRFARQHLAPWIGRRLTGRSSGDGRSGAQFDPASGRAFWITPANPADPGPVTSWRRDDASRDA
- the purB gene encoding adenylosuccinate lyase; translated protein: MTAVSAKPRIPNVLAGRYASTELAVLWSPEQKVKLERQLWLAVLRAQKDLGIEVPDAALADYERVLDQVDLASIAEREKVTRHDVKARIEEFNALAGHEQVHKGMTSRDLTENVEQLQIRLSLELMRDRTVAVLARLGKLAGEYRELVMAGRSHNVAAQATTLGKRFATGADELLVAYGRLEELLGRYPLRGIKGPVGTAQDMLDLLGGDTAKLADLERRIAGHLGFANAFTSVGQVYPRSLDYDVVTALVQLAAAPSSISKTIRLMAGHELVTEGFKPGQVGSSAMPHKMNTRSCERVNGLMVILRGYASMTGELAGDQWNEGDVSCSVVRRVALPDAFFAFDGLLETFLTVLDEFGAFPAVVARELDRYLPFLATTKVLMGAVRAGVGREVAHEAIKENAVASALAMREQGAERNELLDKLAADERIPLGREQLDALMADKLSFTGAAGDQVTTVVNRIEAIVKEHPAAAGYTPGSIL
- the mug gene encoding G/U mismatch-specific DNA glycosylase, translating into MTPEELAAASDRIVPDVIAGGLRVLFCGINPSLMTAVTGHHFAHPGNRFWPVLHLSGFTPRRLSPAEQGELPSYGLGITNVVARATARADELTAEEYRAGGRILVEKAERLRPQWLAVVGVTAYRTAFGERHAHIGPQERTIGGARVWALPNPSGLNAHWTVGSMAEEYARLRVAVEEAAAAGGG
- a CDS encoding ABC transporter permease gives rise to the protein MSHPAVAALRSEWIKTRSVRAVQGSLSAVIAVTVVVSVLYSATIGQSEINQPDADPVLNAFYPLNFGQIAAIAFGATALSSEFAGGALRVSLSAVPRRHLFYASKMVVVGLSAWTAGEAAGLVGFLSGQLFMGEFAIGLGHPGALRAVLGSGVYLALMALFAAGLTALLRSAVAVMSILIPFILIVSFVVGDVSAGVADFMPDRAGQAIFHQNPTGSLGPWSGLAVTAAWSAAALLAGWWAIRTRDV
- a CDS encoding ATP-binding cassette domain-containing protein, giving the protein MTSIEVQQLTKDYGATRAVDRLAFRAEAGRVTGFLGPNGAGKSTTMRLILGLDRPSGGTATVGGRAYATLDNPLRVVGSLLDAGAAHGSRTAHAHVLALAVSNGIPRRRVDTTLEEAGLAAVAGRRIRTFSLGMRQRLGIAAALLGDPAVVMLDEPSNGLDPEGIIWIRELMKRLAREGRTVLVSSHLMSETAAFADHLIILGAGRLLTDMPMEEFLASRSRPRVRLREAEGGRLLDLLIRGGYETRDAGDGAFWIEGARTREIGALAAAQQIPLLELVEERTTLERAYLDLTADVAEFAATPPGSPEEA
- a CDS encoding sensor histidine kinase, producing MRRLLAPLAEPVTYSRWVHLVVPMTLVSVWLFIEPGLPWQLALLAVPLGLLPVTRTREGVQAQLLLTPRERGRADATISVASAKSWGEKWRTVLWLELRLLLSIVVGTATVWLPLMAIELARAATSGGTSSKGIFHLVEPRPWYAALTPLPLLLLLVLVVLCGRLSTAVARRLLGPSRAERVAALEELTEQLLERNRIARELHDSIGHALTVSVVQAGAARTAGDPEFTRRALVAIEETCRAALDDLERVLRVLREPGASTDRRPTLIAVEQLLDSARGSGVDVDAEVAGHVDRLPAPLSREGYRILQESLTNALRHAGRVPVRVRIAIDEHHLELDVRNPLAEAVLRPAGGHGLQGMRERAKLLGGSARAGPREGEWQVHVRLPLQQRG
- a CDS encoding response regulator transcription factor; the encoded protein is MSVNVLLVDDEPLVRTGLRAVLESQPDIAVVGEAADGAAVLPLVRQLRPDVVAMDVRMPLMDGIETTRLLLRTLTEPPKILVVTTFENDEYVYEALRAGADGFLLKRARPMEIVNAVRLVAEGESLLFPAAVRRLASEYGTNRARALVERAALTDREEAVLRLMCRGLSNAEIAAKLVVGAETVKTHVSALLAKLGTRDRTQAVITAYESGFVVPG
- a CDS encoding ROK family protein, with amino-acid sequence MGRLTGGDPSLLRRINSAVVLHALRGAELPTLSDLTRITGLSRPTVEGVVEGLFEAGLVVEALPDEGETRRQGRPARRFRFRAEAGHLLGIEIGPHRVSALLSGLDGRIIGAGQRAVSETAAADDRLDQVRAMIADLLRRTGVARSSLRAVGVGSPGIVEADGTVRLGTALPGWTGLPLGERLRRSFRCPVLVENDANTAAVAEHWKGAATESDDVVFVLAGLSPGAGSLIGGRLHRGYGGAAGEIGALHLLGREVTPEHLLSTTDTPLDPLDEPAVAAVFTKARQGDSRAQEAVERFIQRLVHDVAALVLALDPEIVVVGGWAAGLDGVLDPLRNELSRYCLRPPRVALSMLGEAAVATGALRLALDHVEEQLFAVEGTVTARR
- a CDS encoding GntR family transcriptional regulator — encoded protein: MGTTQLETVQEPKYWHLRTVLSEALDSDFAVGEILPNERDLAARFGVARATLRQALEQLELEGRLQRRRGVGTTVAPPRVGVAVSTAQQEWTGAVADEAWQPVECTRGVAPAAVAAALGLETGEAVHVIRRIRVTHGQPVAAELLYVPSASVPDLSAIETSTGPARVRGVLRELHRLGLQGQDRSVELGSASADDSKELDRLPGAPVLVVTTRYFAAGGTAAVSVATYRADTCRLTFGDSGALEISHEQERQAS